One window from the genome of Mucilaginibacter ginsenosidivorans encodes:
- the lpxA gene encoding acyl-ACP--UDP-N-acetylglucosamine O-acyltransferase — MIQPLAYIHPQARIADNVTIEPFVTIHKDVEIGEGTWVGSNATIMDGARIGKNCRIFPGAVVSAPPQDLKYRGEQSTVTIGDNTTIRECVTLNRGTALDKNTTTIGSNCLLMAYVHVAHDCVIGDNVIIANSVQLAGHINIYDYAFIGGTSAVHQFVEIGAHSMISGGSLVRKDVPPYTKAGREPLSYIGINSVGLRRRGYSAATINEIQEIYRIIFLKKYNVTKAMDIIEAEFAPTVERDEIINFVSNSQRGIMKGFGNT, encoded by the coding sequence ATGATACAGCCCCTAGCCTATATACATCCGCAAGCCCGGATAGCCGACAACGTCACCATCGAGCCTTTTGTTACTATACATAAGGATGTTGAGATAGGGGAAGGCACCTGGGTGGGTTCAAATGCCACCATTATGGATGGCGCCCGTATCGGGAAGAATTGCCGCATATTTCCTGGGGCCGTTGTATCGGCCCCGCCGCAGGACCTAAAATACCGCGGGGAACAGAGCACCGTTACCATCGGCGACAACACAACCATCAGGGAGTGTGTTACGCTAAACCGCGGCACTGCCCTTGATAAAAACACAACCACCATTGGCAGCAATTGCCTGTTGATGGCCTATGTGCACGTCGCGCACGACTGCGTGATAGGCGATAATGTGATCATAGCCAACTCGGTGCAACTGGCCGGCCATATCAATATTTACGATTATGCTTTTATCGGCGGTACATCGGCAGTTCACCAGTTCGTCGAGATAGGGGCACATAGCATGATCTCGGGCGGTTCACTCGTCCGCAAGGATGTCCCCCCTTATACCAAAGCCGGCCGGGAACCACTTTCTTATATCGGTATCAATTCAGTTGGATTGCGCCGAAGGGGGTATTCGGCAGCTACGATTAACGAGATACAGGAAATATATCGCATCATATTCCTGAAAAAGTACAACGTAACCAAAGCGATGGATATCATCGAAGCCGAATTTGCTCCTACTGTAGAGCGCGACGAGATCATTAATTTTGTGTCCAATTCGCAGCGTGGTATCATGAAGGGATTTGGAAACACCTAA
- the pdhA gene encoding pyruvate dehydrogenase (acetyl-transferring) E1 component subunit alpha has protein sequence MSSIEINKDTYLMWYEAMLLMRRFEEKAGQLYGQQKIRGFCHLYIGQEAVMAGAMSVLKHEDSMITAYRDHAHALAKGTSPNAVMAELYGKATGCSKGKGGSMHMFDKENNFYGGHGIVGGQIPLGAGIAFAEKYKGTDYVCCAYMGDGAVRQGALNETFNMASLWKLPVIFICENNGYAMGTSVERTTIQTDIYKLGLPYDIPSSPVDGMDPVAVHNAMDEAVSRARAGEGPTFLEMRTYRYKGHSMSDPQKYRTKEELESYKAKDPIEAVKQTILKEGYADEKWFEDIEEKVKAEVDASVQFSEESPYPEASELYTDVYVESDYPFIKD, from the coding sequence ATGAGTTCCATTGAAATAAACAAAGACACCTACCTGATGTGGTACGAAGCGATGCTTCTGATGCGCAGGTTCGAAGAAAAGGCCGGGCAACTTTACGGGCAGCAAAAAATACGCGGGTTTTGTCACTTATACATAGGCCAGGAAGCTGTTATGGCGGGTGCTATGTCGGTGTTAAAGCATGAAGATAGTATGATAACCGCTTACCGCGACCACGCACACGCTTTGGCTAAGGGTACTTCCCCAAATGCAGTGATGGCCGAACTTTATGGCAAAGCCACAGGCTGCTCCAAGGGAAAAGGCGGATCGATGCACATGTTTGACAAGGAAAATAATTTCTACGGCGGGCATGGTATAGTCGGCGGCCAGATCCCGCTGGGCGCCGGTATAGCGTTCGCTGAAAAGTATAAAGGCACCGACTATGTATGCTGTGCCTACATGGGCGACGGCGCCGTGCGCCAGGGCGCTTTGAACGAAACGTTTAACATGGCGTCGTTGTGGAAATTGCCGGTGATATTTATTTGCGAAAACAATGGCTACGCTATGGGTACTTCGGTTGAACGTACCACTATCCAAACCGACATCTATAAATTGGGCCTGCCTTACGATATTCCTTCTTCGCCGGTTGACGGTATGGACCCGGTTGCAGTGCATAACGCCATGGACGAGGCGGTATCGCGCGCACGTGCCGGTGAAGGACCGACTTTCCTGGAAATGCGCACCTATCGCTATAAGGGACACTCGATGTCCGATCCGCAAAAATACCGTACCAAGGAAGAACTGGAAAGCTACAAAGCGAAGGATCCTATCGAAGCGGTGAAACAAACCATATTGAAGGAAGGTTATGCAGACGAAAAGTGGTTTGAGGATATTGAAGAAAAAGTAAAGGCCGAAGTTGACGCATCGGTTCAGTTCTCGGAAGAGTCGCCTTATCCTGAAGCATCAGAACTATACACCGATGTGTACGTGGAAAGCGACTATCCTTTTATAAAGGACTAA
- a CDS encoding CapA family protein encodes MRPHFLIISLLLAALVTGCEKPAAFPIRPHKSKRSIVRRRDTLATIKLHDTISIAAVGDMMLGSAYPDGSKLPPDSAKRSFETAKEYFKGADIVFGNLEGTLLDTGMPATYKKNLKVAYLFRMPSYYGKVFKNAGFNLVSVANNHITDFGEKGYTSTTKTLDSYGIHYAGLETCPTTVFEKAGIKYGFCAFAPNAHTTSLLELRHVSKVISELKRRCDIVIVSFHGGAEGAGYEHVPFKMESFMHGKRGNVHAFAHTAIDAGADIVLGNGPHVSRALEKYKGRLIAYSLGNFCTYKSVSVAGVCGMAPLLKVKLDKKGEFLGGNIISFKQTHLEGLTRDTLNHVVKRIKLLTEKDFPNSGLEIGDDGSIISSGTN; translated from the coding sequence ATGAGACCGCACTTCCTTATCATCAGCCTTCTCCTTGCCGCACTGGTTACCGGTTGTGAAAAACCTGCTGCGTTTCCTATCCGACCGCATAAATCAAAAAGATCAATTGTTCGCAGGCGCGATACTTTAGCAACGATCAAACTACACGATACTATTTCTATAGCCGCCGTGGGCGATATGATGCTGGGTTCGGCTTACCCTGACGGCAGCAAATTACCGCCGGACAGCGCAAAACGTAGTTTCGAAACAGCAAAGGAATATTTCAAAGGGGCGGACATTGTATTTGGCAACCTGGAGGGCACCCTACTTGATACAGGCATGCCCGCCACGTACAAAAAGAACCTTAAAGTAGCCTATCTTTTCAGGATGCCGAGTTACTATGGTAAAGTCTTTAAAAATGCCGGCTTCAACCTGGTTAGTGTGGCCAATAATCACATCACCGATTTCGGAGAAAAAGGATACACCAGCACCACCAAAACGCTCGACAGTTACGGCATTCATTACGCCGGCCTGGAAACCTGCCCTACAACTGTATTTGAGAAGGCTGGTATTAAATACGGTTTTTGCGCCTTCGCTCCTAATGCACATACTACCTCGCTGCTCGAACTGCGCCACGTGTCAAAAGTGATCAGTGAACTCAAACGGCGGTGCGATATTGTGATCGTATCTTTTCATGGTGGAGCCGAAGGTGCGGGTTACGAACATGTACCTTTTAAAATGGAATCTTTTATGCACGGCAAGCGGGGCAATGTACACGCTTTCGCCCATACCGCGATTGATGCTGGCGCCGATATTGTGCTGGGCAACGGCCCGCATGTAAGCCGCGCACTTGAAAAATACAAGGGCCGGTTAATTGCCTATAGTCTTGGTAATTTTTGCACATACAAAAGTGTAAGTGTCGCCGGTGTTTGCGGTATGGCGCCCCTGCTGAAAGTAAAACTGGATAAAAAAGGCGAATTTCTTGGCGGAAATATTATTTCCTTCAAGCAAACACACCTCGAAGGGCTTACCCGCGATACATTGAACCATGTAGTAAAACGCATCAAATTATTAACTGAGAAAGACTTTCCGAATTCGGGCTTAGAGATCGGAGATGATGGATCGATAATTTCGAGCGGCACAAATTAA
- a CDS encoding HD domain-containing protein: protein MNKKKIINDPVYGFISIPADLVFDLIEHAYFQRLRYIKQLGMTHLVYPGALHTRFHHALGAMHLMCLAIETLRNKGHQITPEEEEAVVVAILLHDIGHGPFSHALEQTIVEGISHEDISILLMNKLNRQFNGKLSTAIEIFNGTYPKRFLHELVSGQLDMDRMDYLNRDSFFTGVSEGVISFDRIIKMLDVVDDHIAVEEKGIYSIEKFLIARRLMYWQVYLHKTVVSAEQLLAKILKRARELALKGKPLFATPALNHFLANTINKDDFMQSEVHLEIFTRLDDNDIMAAVKVWENCDDFILSALCHMLMRRHLYHIDITNDVPDAALLEKLSAKALGQYPISHEELDYFVFTDTIKNNAYKPGDGSILILMKDGKLQDIAQASDNSNLEALARTVKKYIICYAKELI from the coding sequence TTGAATAAAAAGAAGATCATAAACGACCCGGTTTACGGGTTCATCAGCATACCTGCCGATTTGGTGTTCGACCTTATCGAGCACGCTTATTTTCAGCGTCTTCGATATATCAAGCAGTTGGGTATGACGCACCTGGTTTATCCGGGCGCATTGCACACGCGTTTTCACCATGCGCTTGGCGCTATGCACTTGATGTGTCTCGCTATAGAAACCCTCCGAAATAAGGGCCATCAAATCACGCCAGAAGAAGAAGAGGCTGTCGTTGTTGCTATCCTGTTGCACGACATCGGGCACGGCCCGTTCTCGCACGCATTAGAACAGACGATTGTCGAAGGGATATCGCACGAAGATATTTCCATATTGCTGATGAATAAGCTAAACCGGCAGTTCAACGGCAAACTGTCTACAGCTATCGAAATTTTTAATGGAACCTATCCAAAAAGGTTTCTTCACGAACTGGTCTCGGGCCAGTTGGATATGGACCGGATGGACTACCTGAACCGTGACAGTTTTTTTACCGGCGTATCCGAAGGGGTGATCAGTTTCGACCGCATCATCAAGATGCTGGATGTTGTTGATGACCATATTGCTGTGGAAGAAAAGGGTATTTATTCGATAGAGAAATTCCTTATAGCCCGCCGCCTGATGTACTGGCAGGTGTACCTGCATAAAACCGTGGTATCTGCCGAACAATTGCTAGCCAAAATTTTAAAACGCGCCCGGGAACTGGCGCTAAAAGGCAAACCGCTTTTTGCCACGCCGGCGCTTAATCATTTCCTGGCAAATACCATCAATAAGGATGATTTTATGCAAAGTGAAGTTCATCTCGAGATTTTTACCCGGCTGGACGATAATGATATTATGGCTGCGGTAAAGGTTTGGGAAAATTGCGATGATTTTATATTGTCGGCCCTGTGCCACATGCTGATGCGCCGGCATCTTTACCACATCGACATTACTAATGATGTGCCCGATGCGGCCCTGCTTGAAAAGCTGTCGGCAAAGGCGTTGGGCCAATACCCCATCAGCCACGAAGAACTGGATTATTTTGTATTTACGGATACCATAAAGAATAATGCCTACAAACCTGGTGACGGCAGCATACTTATACTGATGAAAGACGGCAAGTTGCAGGACATTGCGCAGGCGAGCGATAACTCGAACCTGGAGGCCCTTGCCCGCACAGTTAAAAAATACATTATATGTTACGCCAAAGAACTGATATGA
- a CDS encoding bifunctional UDP-3-O-[3-hydroxymyristoyl] N-acetylglucosamine deacetylase/3-hydroxyacyl-ACP dehydratase, with protein sequence MNVKQRTIKAPVTISGTGLHTGEKVNLTFNPAPENHGYKFRRIDVEGSPVIDADVDNVTDTSRGTTISQNGASVSTIEHVLAALVGLEIDNVLIDMDGPETPIMDGSSIQFVNALSKTGFTEQDADREYYHIPYNIHYSEPDRKVEMVAMPLDDYRFTCMVDYNSQVLGSQHASISTISEFNTEIASCRTFCFLHELEMLLKHNLIKGGDLNNAIVVVDKEVDDDELAHLARIFNRKDIKVAPQGILNNIELRHQNEPARHKLLDMIGDLALVGVPLRGHIMAARPGHAANVAFAKKIKTLIKKERSRKHIKVYDPNMKPVFDTVDIMKILPHRQPMLMIDKILELSKSHVVGLKNVTMNEDLFAGHFPGTPLFPGVLQIEAMAQTGGILVLNTVPDPENYITLFLKIENARFKDKVVPGDTIIFYCNLIAPIRRGIAQMKGVGMVGSRIVVEAELMAQIVKKTKEEKEA encoded by the coding sequence ATGAACGTAAAGCAAAGAACCATAAAAGCGCCGGTAACTATATCCGGTACAGGCTTGCATACCGGGGAGAAAGTTAACCTGACATTTAATCCCGCGCCGGAAAATCACGGGTACAAGTTCAGGCGGATAGATGTAGAAGGGTCGCCTGTTATTGATGCCGATGTGGACAATGTGACCGACACGTCGCGCGGAACTACCATTTCGCAAAACGGGGCAAGCGTAAGTACCATCGAACACGTATTGGCCGCTTTGGTAGGTTTGGAAATAGACAATGTGCTGATTGACATGGACGGCCCCGAAACGCCGATCATGGACGGCAGTTCCATACAATTTGTGAATGCTTTATCTAAAACCGGCTTTACCGAACAGGATGCTGACCGCGAATATTACCACATACCATACAACATTCATTATTCGGAGCCCGACCGCAAGGTTGAAATGGTAGCCATGCCCTTGGATGACTATCGCTTTACCTGTATGGTTGACTATAATTCGCAGGTTTTGGGCAGCCAGCACGCCAGTATATCAACCATATCCGAATTTAATACCGAAATAGCATCATGCCGGACATTTTGCTTTTTGCACGAACTGGAGATGCTTTTAAAGCACAATCTCATCAAAGGCGGCGATCTGAACAATGCCATTGTTGTGGTAGATAAAGAAGTTGATGATGACGAGTTGGCTCACCTGGCCAGGATATTTAACCGTAAGGATATCAAAGTTGCCCCGCAGGGGATATTAAATAACATAGAGTTACGTCACCAGAACGAACCTGCAAGACACAAACTGCTGGACATGATAGGCGACCTGGCGCTGGTTGGCGTACCGCTGCGCGGCCATATCATGGCGGCCCGCCCGGGCCATGCGGCCAATGTGGCTTTCGCCAAAAAAATAAAAACGCTTATCAAAAAGGAACGCAGCCGTAAGCATATTAAAGTTTACGACCCCAATATGAAACCGGTATTTGATACCGTTGATATTATGAAAATATTGCCTCATCGTCAGCCCATGCTGATGATAGACAAGATACTGGAGCTAAGTAAAAGCCACGTGGTCGGTTTGAAGAATGTGACCATGAACGAGGACTTGTTTGCAGGGCATTTTCCCGGCACCCCCTTGTTCCCTGGCGTTTTGCAAATAGAGGCGATGGCGCAAACAGGTGGTATTTTGGTGCTGAATACGGTGCCCGATCCTGAGAACTATATTACCCTGTTCCTTAAAATTGAAAATGCAAGGTTTAAGGACAAGGTAGTGCCGGGCGATACCATCATATTCTACTGTAACCTGATAGCCCCCATCCGCAGGGGTATAGCGCAGATGAAAGGCGTCGGTATGGTAGGCTCGCGCATAGTAGTTGAAGCCGAACTGATGGCCCAGATAGTTAAGAAGACAAAAGAAGAAAAAGAAGCATGA
- a CDS encoding C40 family peptidase — MKKYIFAILLSLSIVAAQAQTKSAPTPPADKDKQEEDGLVKDYFSQIMGVALSTTSNVKLFQFVYDWIGTPYHFGGDSKKGIDCSAFTKELYSKVFNLTIKRNSRDIFSMVSPVRKDDLKEGDLVFFKIHSRSISHVGIYLGDGKFAHASSRGVAINSLEDGYYSRYFYKGGRLLDVFKKQLEDEDDSPDDSNKQ, encoded by the coding sequence ATGAAGAAATATATATTCGCTATTCTGTTGAGCCTCAGTATTGTTGCAGCGCAAGCTCAAACAAAAAGCGCACCTACACCACCTGCCGATAAAGACAAACAAGAAGAAGACGGTTTAGTAAAAGATTACTTTTCGCAGATAATGGGCGTTGCCCTTTCCACCACTTCAAACGTAAAACTTTTCCAGTTTGTTTATGACTGGATAGGAACCCCGTATCATTTTGGCGGCGATTCGAAAAAAGGCATAGACTGTTCGGCATTTACAAAAGAATTATACAGCAAGGTTTTCAATCTTACTATCAAACGTAATTCGCGCGATATTTTCAGCATGGTTAGCCCTGTGCGCAAGGATGACCTGAAGGAAGGCGACCTGGTATTCTTTAAGATACACAGCCGCAGTATAAGCCACGTGGGTATTTACCTGGGCGATGGTAAATTCGCCCATGCTTCGTCAAGAGGTGTTGCGATCAACAGCCTTGAAGACGGATATTACAGCCGTTATTTTTATAAAGGCGGCCGCTTGCTTGATGTTTTCAAAAAACAGCTGGAGGATGAAGACGACTCCCCGGATGACAGCAATAAACAATAA
- a CDS encoding SPFH domain-containing protein has product MTPAISFMIVVFIGLIILFSSFVTVKQGTIAVVTVFGKYRRILHPGLNLKLPLIEQIHSRISIQNRSVELEFQAVTIDQAKVYFKAMLLYSVLDQMEETIKNVAFKFVDERNLMQALIRTIEGSIRAYVATKKQADVLILRGDIVEHVKGQLDQVLESWGYHLQDLQLNDITFDDVILKSMSQVVASNNLKAAAENEGQALLITKTKAAEAEGNAIKIAAEAERQAAQLRGQGIALFREEVAKGMTAAAKEMHEADMDTSVIMFTMWTESIKHFAENSQGNVIFLDGSTDAMQKTLKEVMSLNLLHADNVKKGK; this is encoded by the coding sequence ATGACTCCTGCAATCTCGTTTATGATCGTTGTCTTTATCGGCCTGATCATCTTATTTAGCTCATTTGTGACTGTAAAACAGGGCACTATCGCTGTAGTGACCGTGTTTGGCAAGTACCGCCGGATACTGCATCCCGGCCTTAACCTTAAGCTGCCGCTTATCGAGCAGATACATAGCCGCATATCCATTCAAAACCGTTCAGTAGAATTGGAGTTCCAGGCGGTAACCATCGACCAGGCCAAAGTTTACTTTAAGGCCATGCTGCTGTATTCGGTATTGGACCAGATGGAAGAAACCATTAAAAACGTGGCGTTCAAATTTGTTGACGAACGCAACCTGATGCAGGCGCTTATCCGCACCATCGAAGGTTCTATACGCGCTTATGTGGCTACCAAGAAACAGGCGGATGTTTTGATACTGAGAGGGGATATTGTGGAACACGTAAAGGGCCAGCTTGACCAGGTGCTGGAAAGCTGGGGCTATCATTTGCAGGACCTGCAGTTGAACGACATCACTTTCGACGATGTGATACTGAAATCGATGAGCCAGGTAGTTGCGTCGAACAACCTGAAAGCTGCTGCTGAAAACGAGGGGCAAGCCTTGCTCATTACCAAAACAAAGGCTGCAGAAGCTGAAGGAAATGCTATCAAAATTGCTGCGGAGGCTGAACGCCAGGCGGCTCAATTGCGAGGACAGGGTATTGCCTTATTCCGCGAGGAAGTGGCCAAGGGTATGACCGCTGCGGCCAAAGAAATGCACGAGGCCGATATGGATACCTCGGTTATTATGTTCACCATGTGGACGGAATCAATTAAACACTTTGCCGAAAACTCGCAGGGGAACGTGATATTCCTGGACGGGTCGACCGATGCGATGCAAAAAACATTAAAAGAGGTGATGAGCCTAAACCTTTTGCATGCAGATAACGTCAAAAAGGGGAAATAA
- the lpxD gene encoding UDP-3-O-(3-hydroxymyristoyl)glucosamine N-acyltransferase — protein MQFTAQEIGFMLNGTVEGDPRVAVDKLAKIEEATAGSLSFLANPKYEQYLYTTGASIVIVNHDLVLSEPVKATLIRVENAYSSFSILLEKYNTIKLNKTGNELPNFVHPSATVGENCYIGAFAYIGPGSSIGNNCKIYPNAYIADNVTIGNNVTLFPGVVVYFDCVIGNNVIIHSGAIIGSDGFGFAPQPDGTYNKIAQIGNVVLEDDVEVGSNTTIDRATMGSTVIRKGVKLDNLIQVAHNVEIGENTVIAAQTGISGSTKIGENVILGGQVGVVGHISIAKGTQVQAQSGVSRTIAEENKKWMGSPATAYGDHMRSQIVVMRLPELEKKVTELEKIIAELRNNKH, from the coding sequence ATGCAATTTACCGCCCAGGAGATAGGCTTTATGCTAAACGGAACAGTTGAGGGCGACCCGCGTGTCGCAGTCGACAAGCTTGCAAAAATAGAGGAGGCTACAGCCGGTTCCTTATCTTTCCTGGCCAATCCCAAGTATGAGCAATACCTGTACACAACGGGAGCTTCCATTGTCATCGTCAATCACGATCTTGTACTTTCGGAACCGGTTAAGGCTACACTGATACGGGTTGAGAATGCTTATTCGTCATTTTCGATTTTGCTCGAAAAATATAACACCATCAAACTGAATAAAACAGGCAACGAACTGCCTAACTTTGTGCATCCCAGCGCAACGGTAGGCGAAAATTGCTACATCGGTGCATTCGCCTATATCGGTCCCGGTTCCAGTATTGGTAACAATTGTAAAATATACCCCAATGCCTATATTGCAGATAATGTTACGATAGGAAACAACGTTACCCTTTTTCCAGGGGTGGTAGTATATTTCGACTGCGTTATCGGCAATAATGTGATCATCCATTCCGGGGCGATAATTGGCAGTGATGGTTTTGGATTCGCTCCGCAGCCCGATGGCACGTATAATAAAATTGCCCAGATAGGTAACGTGGTGCTGGAAGATGATGTGGAGGTTGGTTCAAATACCACCATCGACCGCGCAACTATGGGGTCGACCGTTATCCGGAAAGGGGTGAAGCTGGATAACCTGATCCAGGTGGCGCATAATGTGGAGATAGGCGAGAATACGGTAATAGCGGCACAAACAGGTATATCCGGCAGTACCAAGATAGGAGAGAACGTTATACTTGGCGGCCAGGTAGGCGTAGTAGGGCATATTTCAATAGCAAAAGGGACACAGGTGCAGGCGCAGTCGGGCGTTAGCCGGACTATCGCCGAGGAAAATAAAAAGTGGATGGGTTCGCCCGCTACGGCATACGGGGATCACATGCGTTCGCAAATTGTTGTGATGCGCCTGCCCGAACTGGAAAAGAAAGTAACGGAGTTAGAAAAAATAATTGCTGAACTGCGAAATAATAAGCATTAG
- a CDS encoding DUF922 domain-containing protein — MKRRSVSVILTVLLSTVFLVGSAQPYRVLTVNDFRGIPQHTGPTIAETNCFVDLRYDVHQEGGNCQLTFHVALTMDNERSWIDRSRITSAAMLADILKHEQGHYNISYFEGQELLFTLNRMHFSTNYKVEVEGVFDRIHGKYKQLNADYDDDTLNSKNSIQQTSWDKYFQRKLAYQQPANHAALLQR; from the coding sequence ATGAAGAGAAGATCAGTGAGTGTGATATTGACGGTGTTGTTGAGCACCGTTTTTCTTGTTGGTAGCGCCCAACCCTACCGGGTGCTGACTGTTAATGATTTTAGGGGTATACCTCAACATACCGGCCCCACCATTGCAGAAACAAACTGCTTTGTCGATCTGAGATATGACGTGCATCAGGAGGGTGGTAATTGCCAGCTGACCTTCCACGTTGCACTTACCATGGATAATGAAAGATCGTGGATAGACCGTTCGCGCATCACATCGGCAGCTATGCTGGCAGATATTCTTAAACACGAACAAGGGCACTACAATATCAGTTATTTTGAGGGGCAGGAATTATTGTTCACCCTTAACCGGATGCACTTCAGTACCAATTATAAAGTTGAGGTCGAGGGCGTGTTCGACCGTATACACGGAAAGTATAAGCAGCTAAACGCCGACTATGACGACGATACGCTTAATTCGAAAAACAGCATACAACAAACCAGTTGGGATAAATATTTTCAACGAAAACTGGCTTATCAGCAACCGGCAAACCATGCCGCCTTATTGCAGCGATAG
- a CDS encoding ABC transporter ATP-binding protein has product MKITLQNIGRRFNRDWIFKGIDYEFEQGTAYAILGPNGSGKSTLLSVLNGSLAPSAGEINYLLEDRPIESELVFKHLSLAAPYLELIEEFTLTEMIDFHFKFKKRKAGIDDDGLIGLLGMEQSKNKMIKYFSSGMKQRLKLALAFCSDTLMLMLDEPTSNLDKQGVEWYLRLVQQFAAGRLTIICSNQEHEYSFCTHGLDISDYKK; this is encoded by the coding sequence ATGAAGATAACGCTCCAAAACATAGGCCGTCGTTTTAACCGCGACTGGATATTCAAGGGTATTGATTATGAGTTTGAACAGGGTACGGCGTATGCCATACTTGGTCCTAATGGTTCCGGAAAATCCACTTTGCTAAGTGTTTTGAATGGTAGCCTTGCCCCGTCGGCAGGGGAGATCAATTATTTGCTGGAAGATCGGCCCATTGAATCGGAACTCGTTTTCAAACACTTAAGCCTCGCTGCCCCTTACCTGGAACTCATCGAAGAGTTTACCCTAACCGAAATGATCGATTTTCACTTCAAATTCAAAAAGCGCAAAGCTGGGATAGATGATGATGGGTTGATCGGTTTGCTGGGTATGGAGCAAAGCAAAAATAAAATGATCAAATACTTCTCCTCAGGCATGAAACAAAGGCTAAAACTGGCCCTTGCTTTTTGTTCGGACACCCTAATGCTGATGCTCGACGAGCCCACATCGAACCTCGATAAACAGGGCGTGGAATGGTACCTGCGGCTGGTACAGCAGTTTGCGGCCGGGCGGCTTACGATCATTTGTTCGAACCAGGAGCATGAATACAGTTTCTGCACCCATGGGCTGGATATTTCAGACTACAAAAAATAA